Proteins encoded in a region of the Bacteroidales bacterium genome:
- a CDS encoding acyloxyacyl hydrolase, whose protein sequence is MNYIRYLGVSLLLLVLQHHVTFGIQDTASVAPRKVFFSVHAQQGSLLKTHKTDIVANYYVGLDLRIGWQTDDFQKNIFDRSYRYPYYGIGYYMGNMNGIVLGNDEQSGFGRPAALYAFFGAPIYRGKWFQVKYDISAGISYNFNSYDPQVNPYNILVGSKNNAYINFGFESVFSLPGHSSLGLGFSLQHFSNGSYQKPNKGINLVSSTVSYQFGLYKNRDKKYSRFPVPSHEPTLEWYLFIASGVRMLDTDFDPDKPRQGHRWYCANVSSATLIKINHRRKFGAGLDLFYFDWGRYVIGYRAHENGETVTTKRSDNFALGAFLAHEVGYKRVWLVTNLGFYLNQRVGDDPKKPWIYERIGVKFQLTSRLFVGVSVKAHMAKADYTEWTVGYSLIKDRPLKRLPRNGN, encoded by the coding sequence GTGAATTATATACGTTATTTAGGGGTTTCCCTGCTCCTGCTTGTATTGCAGCATCATGTTACATTTGGTATACAGGATACTGCATCAGTAGCGCCCCGAAAGGTTTTTTTCAGTGTACATGCCCAACAGGGAAGTCTTTTAAAGACCCATAAGACCGATATCGTTGCTAATTATTATGTGGGATTGGATTTGCGTATAGGTTGGCAAACCGACGATTTTCAAAAAAACATCTTTGACCGGTCATACCGTTACCCATATTATGGGATTGGCTACTATATGGGCAATATGAATGGAATCGTTCTGGGAAATGATGAACAAAGCGGCTTTGGAAGACCCGCCGCCCTGTACGCTTTTTTCGGAGCCCCCATATACCGTGGTAAATGGTTCCAGGTAAAATACGACATCAGTGCAGGAATATCTTATAATTTCAACTCGTACGACCCGCAGGTCAACCCCTATAATATACTGGTCGGTAGTAAAAACAACGCATACATTAACTTTGGCTTTGAATCGGTTTTCTCATTACCCGGACATTCCTCCTTAGGCCTGGGATTTAGCCTTCAACATTTTTCAAACGGATCATATCAAAAACCCAACAAAGGCATCAACCTGGTTTCATCAACAGTCTCCTATCAGTTTGGGCTATACAAGAACCGTGATAAAAAATATTCCCGGTTCCCTGTTCCTTCCCACGAGCCAACTTTAGAATGGTACCTGTTCATCGCAAGCGGTGTGCGGATGCTGGATACGGATTTTGATCCCGATAAACCGCGACAGGGCCACAGGTGGTACTGCGCCAATGTGTCTTCTGCAACATTGATAAAAATAAATCATCGAAGAAAATTCGGAGCCGGACTTGATCTTTTTTATTTCGATTGGGGACGATATGTTATTGGATACCGTGCTCATGAAAATGGGGAAACCGTGACAACAAAACGATCCGATAATTTTGCATTAGGCGCATTTCTGGCACATGAAGTCGGGTACAAACGCGTCTGGCTGGTCACCAATCTGGGGTTTTATCTGAATCAACGTGTCGGCGATGACCCCAAAAAACCATGGATTTACGAACGTATAGGAGTCAAATTCCAATTGACCTCCCGTTTGTTTGTGGGTGTATCTGTCAAAGCCCATATGGCAAAAGCTGACTATACAGAATGGACCGTCGGGTATTCACTGATAAAAGATAGACCGTTAAAAAGACTTCCCAGAAATGGGAATTAA
- a CDS encoding sigma-70 family RNA polymerase sigma factor, with amino-acid sequence MTSSEFSNQLIGLEKKLNHFALRLTDDKDDAKDLLQDTYLKALAYKEQFEDETNLKAWAYTIMKNTFINNYRKSTRQNTTFDNTKDLFFLSQNKDTFNTEPDAAYEEKEINKVIEALDDEFKVPFRMYTQGYKYKEIAEILGIKIGTVKSRIFFTRKKLSQTLKDYTR; translated from the coding sequence ATGACATCATCAGAATTCAGCAACCAACTGATTGGTCTTGAAAAAAAGTTAAATCATTTTGCTCTGCGTTTAACGGATGATAAAGATGATGCAAAAGATTTATTGCAGGATACTTACCTGAAGGCATTGGCGTATAAGGAACAGTTTGAGGATGAGACAAACCTGAAGGCGTGGGCGTATACCATCATGAAGAATACATTTATCAACAACTATAGAAAAAGCACACGGCAGAATACCACTTTTGATAATACGAAAGATTTGTTTTTCCTGAGTCAGAATAAGGATACGTTCAATACAGAACCTGATGCAGCCTATGAGGAAAAAGAGATCAATAAGGTGATTGAAGCGTTGGATGATGAATTTAAAGTTCCTTTCAGGATGTATACCCAGGGGTATAAGTACAAAGAAATAGCTGAAATACTCGGGATAAAAATAGGAACTGTAAAAAGCAGGATATTCTTTACCCGGAAAAAATTATCACAAACACTGAAAGACTATACCAGATAA
- a CDS encoding cytidylate kinase-like family protein, producing the protein MKKRVIITIGRQFGSGGRAIGQKLSKDMDMAYYDKELLAEAAKESGLANEIFERADEKASDSLAYVFSMGFPNLGIYTPYPDILSNERLFLYQSDAIRNIVNKGGSCVLVGRCADYVLRDHPDLLSFFIHNKPENRIKTIAETQNVTMEEAREMMKKTDKSRASYYKYYTDKEWGMASSYHYSIDVSILGIDETVDLIKTIIKKRIGS; encoded by the coding sequence ATGAAAAAGAGAGTGATTATTACCATCGGGAGGCAATTCGGAAGCGGAGGAAGAGCCATAGGTCAAAAGTTATCCAAAGATATGGATATGGCTTATTATGATAAGGAATTGCTCGCCGAAGCTGCTAAAGAAAGCGGATTAGCCAATGAAATATTTGAAAGGGCGGATGAAAAAGCTTCAGATAGTCTTGCCTATGTTTTTTCCATGGGTTTTCCTAACCTGGGTATCTATACCCCTTATCCCGATATCCTTTCCAATGAAAGGCTATTTCTTTATCAGAGTGATGCGATCCGGAATATTGTAAATAAAGGTGGATCCTGTGTCCTGGTTGGCCGTTGTGCTGATTATGTCTTAAGGGATCATCCGGATCTTCTCAGTTTTTTTATCCATAACAAACCCGAAAACCGGATCAAAACCATTGCCGAAACACAAAATGTAACTATGGAAGAAGCAAGGGAAATGATGAAAAAAACAGATAAATCCCGCGCCTCTTACTATAAATACTATACTGACAAAGAGTGGGGAATGGCTTCCTCATATCATTATTCCATCGATGTTTCTATTTTAGGCATTGATGAAACGGTAGACCTGATAAAAACAATAATAAAAAAACGTATAGGATCCTGA
- a CDS encoding MATE family efflux transporter produces the protein MANQNSPLILGTERISKLLMQYALPAIIAMTASSLYNMVDSIFIGHGVGTLALAGLALTYPLMNLAAAFGSLVGVGASTLVSVKLGQKNYENANQILGNVLVLNVILGIAFSIACFPFLDPILYFFGASENTIAYARDYMYIILLGNVITHMYLGLNSILRSSGYPKMAMYITLLSVVINCILDPIFIFGFDWGIKGAAWATVIAQVISLAVQMIHFSNPKGIIHFRKGIFRLKSEIVKGIIAIGMSPFLMNVCSCLIVILINRALTRHGGDMAISAYGVVNRIIFLFVMIIMGLNQGMQPIAGYNYGARHFDRVANVTKLTIWWATGIATFGTLVCQLFPEFIIRWFTTDTELISVSAYGLHIIFAAFPIVGFQMVATNFFLSIGKSKIAIFLSLTRQLLFLVPCLLILPTFFKTTGVWMSMPISDSVATILTAIMFFRTVKSFKQLSSTNQTLSKSSAT, from the coding sequence ATGGCGAATCAGAACTCTCCGTTAATATTAGGCACAGAACGGATCAGCAAACTGCTGATGCAGTATGCCCTTCCGGCAATTATTGCCATGACCGCTTCCTCTTTATATAATATGGTTGACAGCATTTTTATCGGCCATGGAGTGGGAACGTTGGCTTTGGCCGGATTAGCATTGACTTACCCTTTGATGAACCTTGCAGCTGCCTTCGGCTCATTAGTAGGCGTAGGAGCTTCTACCCTGGTTTCTGTAAAATTAGGACAAAAAAATTACGAAAACGCCAATCAGATACTAGGGAACGTTTTGGTACTTAACGTCATTCTTGGTATTGCTTTTTCAATAGCCTGTTTCCCTTTCCTGGATCCGATCTTATATTTTTTCGGAGCCAGTGAAAATACAATAGCCTATGCCCGGGATTACATGTATATCATTCTATTGGGAAATGTCATTACCCATATGTACCTGGGGTTAAACTCGATCCTCCGGTCCTCCGGTTATCCGAAAATGGCCATGTATATTACGCTTCTTTCGGTAGTGATCAATTGTATCCTGGATCCTATTTTTATTTTCGGGTTCGACTGGGGCATTAAAGGAGCGGCCTGGGCAACTGTGATCGCACAGGTCATTTCGCTTGCCGTACAAATGATCCACTTCTCTAATCCTAAAGGAATTATTCATTTCCGGAAAGGTATATTCCGGCTGAAATCCGAAATCGTGAAAGGGATTATAGCGATCGGGATGTCCCCGTTCCTGATGAATGTCTGTTCCTGCCTGATCGTCATTTTGATCAACCGGGCTTTGACCAGGCATGGCGGTGATATGGCAATCAGCGCTTACGGAGTGGTTAACCGGATCATTTTCCTCTTTGTAATGATCATCATGGGTCTAAACCAGGGAATGCAGCCTATTGCAGGATATAATTACGGTGCACGGCATTTTGACCGGGTAGCCAACGTAACCAAATTAACTATCTGGTGGGCTACAGGAATTGCCACATTCGGCACCCTGGTTTGCCAGTTGTTCCCTGAATTTATCATCCGGTGGTTCACTACCGATACTGAATTAATCAGCGTATCTGCCTACGGATTACACATTATTTTTGCTGCTTTCCCTATAGTCGGATTTCAAATGGTAGCAACCAACTTTTTCTTATCCATTGGCAAGTCCAAAATTGCAATATTTTTATCCTTGACAAGGCAATTACTGTTTTTGGTACCGTGCCTGCTCATACTTCCCACGTTTTTTAAAACAACGGGAGTCTGGATGAGTATGCCTATATCCGATTCTGTTGCCACGATCTTAACAGCAATCATGTTTTTCAGGACAGTCAAATCATTCAAACAACTTTCTTCAACCAATCAAACATTATCTAAATCATCAGCGACATGA
- a CDS encoding helix-hairpin-helix domain-containing protein, whose product MIVVTFLTLKTEAQVDHELFRTILTDIADRDEEQDLDQLPELLEELSNNPVYINQADHEELARLFWLTDFQVKSLLDHVKKAGAILSYYEIAYLYGFTPELAQSLQPFISLEKRQEITKIKPERVIRYGRHKLITGMQTVLQKQEGYTRPDSIENKYSGSPAKIYLKYVFKYADKVHFGFTAEKDPGESFFRKNNPYGFDFYSGHLQVNTNGLLKSLTLGDFRTDFGQGLVLWSGLNYGKSAMTLNTMRYNERLRRYGSAGENRFFRGIGSTFRLRPFHLTIFYSRKAIDATVSEESEDGKILSVSTHVNTGYHRTPNEIAQKDAIKEQVTGANISLTRPDWHIGATATHYRFEVPLIPNSYIYNYFAFKGRSGSNYSIDFRVHLGDIIVYGEQALCPNGAYGLLYGAQMLVSEHLTANILYRYYAKDFHALYGNAPGENTRNNNEEGFFMGWNWNPGGRWRFSSYVDIFRFPWLQYRAYSPSYGRDILLQADYTPVRDTRIYIQAKYKEKEENQQESTVNRTISVRTMSVKMMFSHQLNEHIRIGNHWEIKNYRKDNTLSNGYFLAQDIQVKLFNNFPLQITARYAIFDSGDYNARIYSYENDMLHAFSIPAFYDQGTRLYMLVKYSFGEHIDFRIKYAITQYTDKKTIGSGLNMIQGNRYSELKLQAVCKF is encoded by the coding sequence ATGATCGTAGTTACATTCCTCACTTTAAAAACAGAGGCACAAGTCGATCATGAGCTGTTCCGGACAATTCTTACGGATATAGCCGACCGGGACGAAGAACAGGATTTGGATCAATTGCCTGAATTACTGGAAGAATTGAGCAATAATCCCGTATACATCAACCAGGCGGATCATGAAGAGTTGGCAAGGTTATTCTGGTTAACGGATTTCCAGGTCAAAAGTCTGCTGGATCATGTGAAAAAGGCGGGTGCTATCCTTTCATATTATGAAATTGCCTATCTGTACGGATTTACACCCGAACTGGCTCAATCCCTACAACCGTTCATATCACTGGAAAAGAGGCAGGAGATAACAAAGATCAAACCGGAACGAGTGATACGCTATGGAAGGCATAAGTTGATTACAGGCATGCAAACCGTATTACAAAAACAGGAAGGATACACACGCCCGGATTCTATTGAGAATAAATATTCTGGTAGCCCGGCTAAAATATATCTCAAATACGTTTTCAAATATGCCGACAAGGTTCATTTCGGGTTCACTGCAGAAAAAGATCCCGGAGAAAGCTTTTTCAGAAAAAATAATCCGTATGGATTTGATTTCTATTCCGGACATCTTCAGGTCAATACAAACGGATTATTGAAATCATTGACCCTGGGTGATTTCCGTACCGATTTCGGTCAGGGACTGGTATTATGGTCGGGATTGAACTATGGGAAAAGCGCTATGACCCTGAATACCATGCGGTATAACGAAAGACTGAGACGATACGGATCGGCTGGTGAAAACCGCTTCTTCAGGGGTATCGGAAGTACTTTCCGGCTTCGCCCTTTTCACCTGACTATTTTTTACTCAAGAAAAGCCATTGATGCAACTGTTTCAGAAGAGAGTGAAGATGGAAAAATACTTTCCGTATCTACTCATGTAAATACGGGTTATCACCGGACCCCAAATGAAATTGCACAAAAGGATGCGATCAAAGAACAGGTAACCGGGGCGAACATTTCACTCACCCGTCCCGATTGGCATATTGGTGCAACCGCGACCCACTATCGTTTTGAGGTTCCCCTCATACCGAATTCTTACATCTATAATTATTTTGCATTTAAAGGAAGGTCGGGCAGCAACTATAGCATTGATTTCCGGGTTCATCTGGGAGATATTATTGTCTATGGAGAACAGGCATTATGCCCGAACGGTGCCTACGGACTCCTTTACGGAGCGCAAATGCTCGTTAGTGAACACCTCACAGCAAATATATTGTACCGTTATTATGCAAAAGACTTTCATGCCTTATATGGCAACGCACCGGGAGAAAATACACGCAATAATAATGAGGAAGGCTTTTTTATGGGGTGGAACTGGAATCCCGGAGGCCGGTGGCGCTTTTCTTCTTATGTTGATATATTCCGTTTCCCCTGGTTACAATACCGGGCATATTCACCTTCATACGGCAGGGATATATTATTGCAGGCAGACTATACACCTGTTAGGGATACCAGGATATATATCCAGGCAAAATACAAAGAAAAAGAAGAAAATCAGCAGGAATCGACGGTCAACAGAACTATTTCAGTAAGGACTATGTCCGTAAAAATGATGTTTTCACATCAATTAAACGAACACATAAGAATTGGGAATCATTGGGAAATAAAAAATTACCGAAAAGACAATACGCTCAGTAACGGATATTTTCTGGCACAAGACATTCAAGTCAAACTTTTCAACAACTTTCCGTTACAAATTACAGCCCGTTACGCAATCTTCGATTCCGGGGATTACAATGCCCGGATCTATTCCTATGAGAACGACATGTTGCATGCGTTTAGTATTCCGGCTTTCTATGATCAGGGTACCCGCTTATATATGTTAGTGAAATATTCATTCGGTGAGCATATCGATTTCAGGATTAAATATGCAATTACCCAATATACGGACAAAAAAACAATCGGTAGTGGATTAAACATGATACAGGGCAACAGGTATTCAGAATTAAAATTACAGGCAGTCTGTAAGTTTTAA
- a CDS encoding fibronectin type III domain-containing protein, with product MKKVLYLFMCLTLTVFATTKNVMSNSYNWYVSVDGNDNNPGTQSAPFRTIQSAINRASSGHSIKVSDGAYNEQLNISQKIIKLVGNPTNPQNVTINGSGLEKTIKFYYASYSEIYGFTITGGTNGAIYSNASSELILSNLIITNNHTSEYESVIQMYCSEGTIQNTLIYGNNAYRIIYLGGCGGSLKTFLYNNTIVNNSGNSCIYSWDHIVTSKNNIIRNPGCQYEFSINEMSSVSVSYCNVRGGTTLMFNDGFSSLTTNNIVNNDPLFVNPSSGDYRLSSGSPDIDAGDPDEEWNDVLFPPCQGTERNDIGAYGWKAGILMFLVPSAPTNLRSGDITENSFKVTWNTVWGNVGGYKLYINNVLQGTSYSNTSATITGCQPETSYSIKVVAYNSAGNSEPSESITVRTLQAVPTTQTHEMTKTVPYEYPYNLISNYRNNSYMMIPHAPLLIGRDTASNFKGRGCLTFDLSDIPANARIDKAELIFDVNRTDIGKQGQTKGKIIFRHFTMAGFAINDGALAWYETDQQPMNYRTIDTVEYSQFTEKNKIDVTDNVVRVTIDKFLIVLKHNSENTDGMELKNVKLGIKYTIPGKPTRLTNFVVGNISTTSCNLKWDVPLSTEALTYKLYVNGEFSGTTFNRNSGTYELQMAKSYSMYITAVNSYGESLPSDVCTFTSGIPDNIKIEGPDLVCSTGNFTISNLPSSLNVSQIRWSCSSNLAPTDNSAGTSKSFRATGNGDGYIDARLIIGDESFPVKRKYINIGPPDNFTVSGPKKDRTGGGLTFSTSPINLESTYVWTHDGTTQGANNQHSIHITFTTVGIKTVRCYAYNACGSTSTASWTLEIIDGGGGIYSMSYPNPASNILNIELDTEKYALINEERQMVSGIGSLSSKTAIFDIRLYDNLGNMLRRKSSKGERVKFSVSDLPSGIYFIHIYDGTGEKPSVERIIIER from the coding sequence ATGAAAAAAGTATTGTACTTATTTATGTGTTTAACACTGACAGTATTTGCAACAACGAAGAATGTTATGTCCAATTCATATAATTGGTATGTATCCGTTGATGGAAATGATAATAATCCGGGAACACAATCAGCGCCGTTCCGGACGATACAATCTGCTATCAACAGAGCTAGTTCAGGTCATAGCATAAAAGTATCCGATGGTGCTTACAATGAACAACTGAATATCAGCCAGAAAATAATAAAGTTGGTTGGAAATCCGACAAATCCTCAAAATGTAACGATTAATGGTAGTGGTCTAGAGAAAACAATCAAATTTTATTATGCAAGTTATTCTGAAATATATGGTTTCACTATTACAGGGGGAACTAATGGTGCTATTTATTCGAATGCTAGTAGCGAATTAATACTTTCCAACCTCATCATCACAAATAATCATACATCTGAATACGAGTCTGTTATACAAATGTATTGTTCTGAAGGTACAATACAGAATACTTTAATTTATGGAAATAATGCATATCGGATTATATACCTAGGAGGATGTGGAGGAAGTTTAAAAACCTTTTTATACAATAATACTATAGTAAATAATTCCGGAAATTCATGCATCTATTCTTGGGATCACATAGTAACATCAAAGAATAATATCATTCGAAATCCAGGTTGTCAATATGAGTTTTCCATAAATGAAATGTCTTCAGTTTCGGTTTCTTATTGCAATGTAAGAGGAGGGACTACGCTCATGTTTAATGATGGTTTCAGTTCTCTTACTACAAACAATATTGTCAACAATGATCCTCTCTTTGTTAACCCTTCTTCCGGAGATTATCGTTTGTCATCTGGATCACCCGATATTGATGCCGGTGATCCGGATGAAGAATGGAATGATGTATTATTTCCTCCGTGTCAGGGAACGGAGCGTAATGATATAGGGGCTTACGGTTGGAAAGCCGGCATCTTAATGTTTTTAGTTCCATCCGCTCCGACCAATCTTAGATCGGGTGATATAACGGAAAATTCGTTTAAAGTCACGTGGAATACTGTATGGGGAAATGTTGGCGGCTATAAATTATATATCAATAATGTATTACAGGGTACAAGTTACAGTAATACGTCGGCTACAATAACAGGTTGTCAACCAGAGACATCTTACAGCATTAAAGTGGTTGCGTATAATTCGGCAGGAAATTCGGAGCCGAGTGAATCTATTACTGTCCGGACTTTACAAGCTGTTCCCACAACCCAAACACATGAAATGACAAAAACAGTCCCATACGAATACCCTTATAACCTGATATCAAATTACCGCAACAATTCTTATATGATGATCCCACATGCGCCACTTTTAATAGGCAGAGATACTGCATCTAATTTTAAGGGACGTGGATGCTTAACTTTTGATTTGTCGGATATTCCTGCAAATGCCAGAATAGACAAGGCTGAACTTATTTTTGATGTCAATCGTACCGATATAGGGAAACAAGGACAAACCAAAGGAAAAATTATTTTCCGCCACTTTACTATGGCTGGTTTTGCTATAAATGACGGCGCGTTAGCATGGTATGAAACTGACCAGCAACCAATGAATTATCGAACAATCGATACGGTTGAGTATAGTCAATTCACCGAAAAAAATAAAATAGATGTTACGGATAATGTTGTACGAGTCACTATCGATAAATTTTTAATTGTGCTTAAACACAACTCTGAAAATACAGACGGCATGGAACTGAAGAATGTAAAGCTTGGTATAAAATATACTATTCCGGGCAAACCGACCAGGCTTACTAATTTCGTCGTTGGCAACATATCCACTACAAGTTGTAACCTGAAATGGGATGTCCCATTATCGACGGAAGCATTAACCTATAAATTATATGTGAACGGAGAATTTTCCGGTACTACTTTTAATAGAAATAGCGGGACTTACGAATTACAGATGGCAAAATCCTATTCCATGTATATCACGGCAGTAAATAGTTACGGAGAGTCATTGCCCAGTGATGTTTGTACTTTTACGAGTGGGATACCGGATAATATTAAAATAGAAGGTCCTGATCTCGTTTGTTCGACAGGGAATTTCACCATCAGCAATTTGCCAAGCAGTCTGAATGTAAGTCAAATAAGATGGTCATGTAGCAGCAATTTAGCACCTACTGATAATTCGGCAGGCACATCGAAGTCCTTCAGAGCCACCGGCAATGGAGACGGATATATTGATGCCAGGCTTATCATCGGAGATGAATCATTTCCGGTAAAAAGGAAATACATAAACATCGGTCCTCCGGATAATTTTACCGTAAGTGGTCCCAAAAAAGACAGAACGGGGGGAGGTCTAACATTTAGCACCAGTCCTATCAACTTAGAAAGTACCTACGTATGGACCCATGATGGAACGACACAGGGCGCTAACAATCAACACTCTATACATATAACGTTTACTACCGTGGGTATCAAAACCGTACGGTGTTACGCCTACAATGCCTGCGGTTCAACTTCTACAGCTTCATGGACCCTGGAAATTATTGACGGTGGAGGAGGAATTTACAGTATGTCATATCCTAATCCGGCATCAAATATTTTAAATATTGAACTAGATACTGAAAAATACGCTTTGATTAATGAAGAAAGGCAAATGGTATCTGGTATAGGCAGTTTATCTTCCAAAACAGCAATCTTCGATATCAGGCTTTATGATAATCTGGGTAACATGCTTAGGAGGAAAAGTTCCAAAGGGGAACGAGTAAAATTTAGTGTCAGTGATCTTCCATCAGGAATATATTTTATCCATATATATGATGGGACGGGAGAAAAACCAAGCGTTGAAAGAATTATAATAGAACGCTAG
- a CDS encoding ROK family protein: MAISFLYNVSEDISLSALKTINLKKELVRNLTFCGDNTIPHLSKETGYSIPTVTKLIGELMEENIIQDLGKIDTTGGRRPSIYGINPRAFYYLGVEVKRKSISIGLQSADNKSIKSSESIRYQLENNKESLARLCGIINTFIESSGIHRNKIVGACINLTGRVNSFDGFSYSYFYFDEQPLTAIIESQIKIRTYIENDSRAMAFGECNGGVVQNEKDILFINISWGLGMGIICDGKLYYGKSGYSGELGHIPMFDNEILCHCGKKGCLETEVSGSAIERKVKERLQSGATSFLTSVKEIDKITMDDILRAVTEHEDMLVIEILEEIAWKLGQSMAMLINIFNPELIVIGGTLSKVSDYMELPMQTAMRRHSLNLVNQDVKIKKSKLGTSAGIIGACHIVREKFFNKS; the protein is encoded by the coding sequence ATGGCCATATCTTTTCTCTATAATGTTTCTGAAGATATTTCTTTATCTGCGTTAAAGACCATCAATTTAAAAAAGGAATTGGTCAGAAATCTAACTTTCTGTGGTGATAACACCATTCCTCACCTGAGTAAAGAAACCGGTTATAGTATACCCACAGTAACCAAACTGATCGGGGAACTGATGGAAGAAAACATCATTCAGGATCTTGGAAAGATAGATACCACCGGGGGAAGAAGGCCGAGTATCTATGGCATCAATCCCAGGGCTTTCTATTATCTAGGCGTGGAAGTAAAACGGAAATCCATCTCCATAGGCCTGCAAAGCGCAGATAATAAGTCCATCAAATCATCCGAGTCCATCAGGTATCAGTTGGAGAACAACAAAGAATCCTTAGCCCGTTTATGCGGAATTATCAATACTTTTATTGAAAGTTCAGGTATTCACCGGAATAAAATTGTCGGGGCATGTATCAATCTCACAGGCCGGGTCAATTCTTTTGACGGATTCAGTTACAGTTACTTTTATTTTGACGAACAGCCATTAACAGCTATTATCGAATCCCAGATCAAGATCCGGACTTACATAGAGAATGATTCAAGAGCTATGGCATTCGGGGAGTGCAACGGAGGCGTCGTGCAAAACGAGAAGGATATTCTATTTATCAATATCAGTTGGGGATTGGGAATGGGTATCATTTGCGACGGAAAACTTTATTATGGCAAATCGGGTTACTCAGGTGAATTAGGCCATATTCCCATGTTCGATAATGAAATACTCTGTCATTGCGGCAAAAAGGGATGCCTGGAGACAGAAGTTTCCGGATCTGCTATTGAAAGGAAGGTAAAAGAAAGGCTGCAATCGGGGGCCACTTCCTTCCTGACCTCTGTTAAAGAGATCGATAAAATAACCATGGATGATATTCTTCGTGCCGTAACAGAACATGAAGATATGCTGGTGATCGAGATACTGGAAGAAATCGCATGGAAACTGGGCCAAAGCATGGCCATGTTGATCAATATATTCAATCCTGAATTGATCGTCATAGGTGGAACCTTATCCAAGGTCAGTGATTACATGGAACTACCCATGCAAACAGCCATGAGGCGGCATTCGCTGAATCTGGTGAACCAGGATGTGAAAATAAAGAAATCCAAACTGGGAACAAGTGCGGGAATCATCGGCGCCTGCCACATAGTAAGGGAAAAATTTTTCAATAAATCCTGA